A window of Sebastes umbrosus isolate fSebUmb1 chromosome 3, fSebUmb1.pri, whole genome shotgun sequence contains these coding sequences:
- the LOC119485916 gene encoding E3 ubiquitin-protein ligase TRIM21-like, with protein sequence MAAASNLQSEDQFLCSICLDVFTDPVSTPCGHNFCKNCITEHWNTSDRCQCPMCKEAFTTRPDLRVNTLFSEMVVQFRQSAQQKASSSSSEQQVSKPGEVPCDFCTGTKLKALKSCLVCLASYCETHLEPHLTASRLKRHQLIDPVENLEDRMCTKHDKPLELFCKTDQTCVCMLCLVLDHKTHEFVPLKEEYEGKKAELGKTEAEIQQMIQKRRLKIQEIKHSVDLSEEDADREIAEGVQVFSTLKETVERGQANLIDTIKEKQRATEKQAEAFIKELEQEISELTKRRTEVEQLSRSEDHLHLLQSFPFVKAAPSTKDWTEVTVRPSTYEGTVVKAVAQLEETLSKEMKKLVKAELKRVQQYAVDVTLDPDTAHPDLILSDDGKQVNDSDVEKNLPDNPERFSDCVFVLGKQSFSSGRFYFEVQVKGKTKCSLGVARESINRKGIIHMSPEDGYWTIWLTNGNKYKALDVHTVSLSLKSRPQKVGVFVDYEEGLVSFYDVDAAALIYSFTGCCFTEKLLPYFCPDLNDGGKNSAPLIISPVNQAE encoded by the coding sequence ATGGCTGCTGCCAGCAATCTGCAATCTGAAGATCAGTTTCTttgctccatctgtctggatgtgttcactGATCCAGTCAGTACACCATGTGGACACAACTTCTGCAAAAACTGCATCACTGAACACTGGAATACTAGTGACAGGTGCCAGTGTCCCATGTGTAAAGAGGCTTTTACCACAAGACCTGATTTGAGGGTCAACACTTTGTTCTCAGAGATGGTtgttcagttcagacagtcagctcaacagaaagccagcagcagcagctcagagcaacaAGTATCCAAACCAGGAGAAGTTCCTTGTGACTTCTGCACTGGAACCAAACTGAAggccctgaagtcctgcctggtgtgtctggcctcctaCTGTGAGACTCACCTGGAGCCTCATCTGACAGCTTCACGTCTGAAAAGACATCAGCTGATCGACCCTGTGGAGAACCTGGAAGACAGGATGTGTACGAAGCACGATAAACCTCTGGAGCTGTTCTGTAAGACCGACCAGACATGTGTCTGCATGCTCTGCCTCGTTTTAGACCACAAGACACATGAGTTTGTTCCTCTGAAAGAAGAATATGAAGGAAAGAAGGCAGAGCTGGGgaagacagaggctgaaatCCAGCAGATGATCCAGAAGAGACGACTGAAGATTCAGGAGATCAAACATTCAGTCGACCTCAGTGAggaagatgcagacagagagatagcagaaggtgttcaggtcttcagTACTCTGAAGGAGACTGTTGAGAGAGGCCAGGCCAATCTCATCGACACgatcaaagagaagcagagagcaACAGAAAAACAGGCCGAAGCTTTCATCAAAGAGCTGGAACAGGAAATCTCTGAGCTGACGAAGAGAAGGACTGAAGTGGAGCAGCTCTCACGCTCTGAAGaccatctccatcttctccaAAGCTTTCCGTTTGTGAAAGCTGCTCCATCCACCAAGGACTGGACAGAGGTCACTGTCCGTCCATCAACATACGAGGGCACTGTGGTGAAAGCTGTGGCTCAGCTGGAGGAGACACTCAGTAAAGAGATGAAGAAGCTGGTTAAAGCTGAGCTGAAGAGGGTCCAGCAGTATGCAGTGGATGTGACTCTTGATCCTGATACAGCACATCCTGATCTCATTCTGTCTGATGATGGGAAACAAGTGAATGATAGTGATGTGGAGAAGAATCTCCCAGACAACCCAGAGAGATTTTctgattgtgtttttgttttaggaAAGCAGAGTTTCTCTTCAGGCAGATTTTACTTTGAGGTTCAAGTTAAAGGAAAGACTAAATGTTCTTTAGGAGTGGCCAGAGAGTCGATCAACAGGAAGGGTATCATCCATATGAGCCCTGAGGACGGTTACTGGACCATATGGTTGACAAATGGAAATAAGTACAAAGCTCTTGATGTCCATAcagtcagtctctctctgaagtctcgGCCTCAGAAGGTGGGGGTGTTTGTGGATTATGAGGAGGGTCTGGTCTCCTTTTATGACGTAgatgctgcagctcttatctactcctttactggctgctgcttcactgAGAAACTCCTCCCATATTTCTGTCCTGATCTTAATGATGGTGGTAAAAACTCTGCCCCTCTGATCATCTCTCCTGTCAATCAAGCTGAGTAG
- the LOC119485929 gene encoding E3 ubiquitin-protein ligase TRIM21-like isoform X1, with protein sequence MAAASNLQSEDQFLCSICLDVFTDPVSTPCGHNFCKNCITEHWNTSDRCQCPLCKEAFTTRPDLRVNTLFSEMVAQFRQSAQQKTSSSSSEQQVSKPGEVPCDVCTGTKLKALKSCLVCLASYCETHLEPHLTMSGLKRHQLIDPVKNLEDRMCTKHDKPLEMFCKTDQTCVCMLCPIFDHKTHEFVPLIEEYKEKKAELGKTEAEIQQMIQKRRLKIQEIKHSVDLSEEDADREIAEGVHVFTALKESVERGQANLINTIKEKQKTTEKQAEAFIKELEQEISELTKRRTEVEQLSHSEDQLHLLQSVQSLKAAPPTKDWTEVSVRPSYEGTVVKAVAQLEETLSKEIKKLLEDELTRVQQYAVDVTLDPDTAHPKLILSDDGKQVNDSDVRKNLPDNSKRFSKYLCVLGKQSFSSGRFYFEVQVKGKTNWCLGVARESIKRKGNITLTPKDGNWTICLRNGNEYKAATSPSVSLSLKSQPQKVGVFVDYEEGLVSFYDVDAAALIYSFTGCCFTEKLFPYFGPCSNDGGKNSAPLIISPVNQAE encoded by the coding sequence ATGGCTGCTGCCAGCAATCTGCAATCTGAAGATCAGTTTCTttgctccatctgtctggatgtgttcactGATCCAGTCAGTACACCATGTGGACACAACTTCTGCAAAAACTGCATCACTGAACACTGGAATACTAGTGACAGGTGCCAGTGTCCGCTGTGTAAAGAGGCTTTTACCACAAGACCTGATTTGAGGGTCAACACTTTGTTCTCTGAGATGGTTGCTCAGTTCAGACAGTCAGCTCAACAGAAAACCAGCAGTAGCAGCTCAGAGCAACAAGTGTCCAAACCAGGAGAAGTTCCCTGTGACGTCTGCACTGGAACCAAACTGAAggccctgaagtcctgcctggtgtgtctggcctcctaCTGTGAGACTCACCTGGAGCCTCATCTGACAATGTCAGGCCTGAAAAGACATCAGCTGATCGACCCTGTGAAGAACCTGGAAGACAGGATGTGTACGAAGCACGATAAACCTCTGGAGATGTTCTGTAAGACAGACCAGACATGTGTCTGCATGCTCTGCCCCATTTTTGACCACAAGACACATGAGTTTGTTCCTCTGATAGAAgaatataaagaaaagaaggccgagctggggaagacagaggctgaaatCCAGCAGATGATCCAGAAGAGACGACTGAAGATTCAGGAGATCAAACACTCAGTTGACCTCAGTGAggaagatgcagacagagagatagcagaagGTGTTCATGTCTTCACTGCTCTGAAGGAGTCTGTTGAGAGAGGCCAGGCCAATCTCATCAACACgatcaaagagaagcagaaaacaacagaaaaacaggccGAAGCTTTCATCAAAGAGCTGGAACAGGAAATCTCTGAGCTGACGAAGAGAAGGACTGAAGTGGAGCAGCTCTCACACTCTGAAGACCAACTCCATCTTCTCCAGAGTGTCCAGTCCCTGAAAGCTGCTCCACCCACCAAGGACTGGACAGAGGTCAGCGTCCGTCCATCATATGAGGGGACTGTGGTGAAAGCTGTGGCTCAGCTGGAGGAGACACTCAGTAAAGAGATTAAGAAGCTGCTTGAAGATGAGCTGACGAGGGTCCAGCAGTATGCAGTAGATGTGACACTTGATCCTGATACAGCTCATCCtaaactcatcctgtctgatgatGGGAAACAAGTGAATGATAGTGATGTGAGGAAGAATCTGCCAGACAACTCAAAGAGATTTTCTAAGTATTTATGTGTTTTGGGAAAGCAGAGTTTCTCTTCAGGCAGATTTTACTTTGAGGTTCAAGTTAAAGGAAAGACTAACTGGTGTTTAGGAGTGGCCAGAGAGTCGATCAAAAGGAAGGGAAACATCACACTGACACCTAAGGATGGTAACTGGACTATATGTTTGAGAAATGGAAATGAGTACAAAGCTGCTACTAGCCCTtcagtcagtctctctctgaagtctcaGCCTCAGAAGGTTGGGGTGTTTGTGGATTATGAGGAAGGTCTGGTCTCCTTTTATGACGTAgatgctgcagctcttatctactcctttactggctgctgcttcactgagaaactcttccCATACTTTGGTCCTTGTTCTAATGATGGTGGTAAAAACTCTGCCCCTCTGATCATCTCTCCTGTCAATCAAGCTGAGTAG
- the LOC119485917 gene encoding E3 ubiquitin-protein ligase TRIM39-like, giving the protein MAAASNLQSEDLFLCSICLDVFTDPVAIPCGHNFCKNCINEHWNTSDRCQCPMCKEAFTIRPDLRVNTFISEMVVQFRQSAQQKTSSSSSEQQVSKPGEVPCDFCTGTKLKALKSCLVCLASYCETHLEPHLTASRLKRHQLIEPVENLEDRMCTKHDKPLELFCKTDQTCVCMLCHVLDHKMHDVVPLKEEYEGKKAELGKTEAEIQQMIQKRRLKIQEIKHSVDLSEEDADREIAEGVQVFTALKESVERGQANLIDTIKEKQKTTEKQAEAFIKELEQEISELTKRRTEVEQLKRSEDHLHLLQSVQSLKAALPTKDWTEVSVCPSYEGTVGKAVAQLEETLSKEIKKLLAESELKRVQQYAVDVTLDPDTAHPNLILSDDGKQVNHGDVKKNLPDNPDRFSDGVCVLGKQSFSSGRFYFKVQVKGKTEWTLGLARESINRKGGISLNPQNGNWTIWLRNVNEYKALADPPVSLSLKSQPQKVGLFVDYKEGLVSFYDVDAAALIYSFTGCCFTEKLFPFFCPRLNDGGKNSAPLIISPVNQAE; this is encoded by the coding sequence ATGGCTGCTGCCAGCAATCTGCAATCTGAAGATCTGTTTctgtgctccatctgtctggatgtgttcactGATCCAGTCGCTATACCATGTGGACACAACTTCTGCAAAAACTGCATCAATGAACACTGGAATACTAGTGACAGGTGCCAGTGTCCCATGTGTAAAGAGGCTTTTACCATAAGACCTGATTTGAGGGTCAACACCTTCATCTCTGAGATGGTtgttcagttcagacagtcaGCTCAACAGAAAACCAGCAGTAGCAGCTCAGAGCAACAAGTGTCCAAACCAGGAGAAGTTCCCTGTGACTTCTGCACAGGAACCAAACTGAAggccctgaagtcctgcctggtgtgtctggcctcctaCTGTGAGACTCACCTGGAGCCTCATCTGACAGCTTCACGTCTGAAAAGACATCAGCTGATCGAGCCTGTGGAGAACCTGGAAGACAGGATGTGTACGAAGCACGATAAACCTCTGGAGCTGTTCTGTAAGACCGACCAGACATGTGTCTGCATGCTCTGCCATGTTCTAGACCACAAGATGCATGATGTTGTTCCTCTGAAAGAAGAATATGAAGGAAAGAAGGCAGAGTTGGGgaagacagaggctgaaatCCAGCAGATGATCCAGAAGAGACGACTGAAGATTCAGGAGATCAAACACTCAGTTGACCTCAGTGAggaagatgcagacagagagatagcagaaggtgttcaggtcttcactgctCTGAAGGAGTCTGTTGAGAGAGGCCAGGCCAATCTCATCGACACaatcaaagagaagcagaaaacaaCGGAAAAACAGGCCGAAGCTTTCATCAAAGAGCTGGAACAGGAAATCTCTGAGCTGACGAAGAGGAGGACTGAAGTGGAGCAGCTCAAACGCTCTGAAGaccatctccatcttctccagAGTGTCCAGTCCCTGAAAGCTGCTCTACCCACCAAGGACTGGACAGAGGTCAGTGTCTGTCCATCATATGAGGGGACTGTGGGGAAAGCTGTGGCTCAGCTGGAGGAGACACTCAGTAAAGAGATAAAGAAGCTGCTCGCTGAGTCAGAGCTGAAAAGGGTCCAGCAGTATGCAGTGGATGTGACTCTTGATCCTGATACAGCTCATCCTaatctcatcctgtctgatgatGGGAAACAAGTGAATCATGGTGATGTAAAGAAGAATCTCCCAGACAACCCAGACAGATTTTCTGatggtgtttgtgttttagGAAAGCAGAGTTTCTCTTCAGGCAGATTTTACTTTAAGGTTCAAGTTAAAGGAAAGACTGAATGGACTTTAGGATTGGCCAGAGAGTCGATCAACAGGAAGGGAGGCATCTCACTGAACCCTCAGAATGGTAACTGGACTATATGGTTGAGAAATGTAAATGAGTACAAAGCTCTTGCTGACCCTCcagtcagtctctctctgaagtctcaGCCTCAGAAGGTGGGGTTGTTTGTGGATTATAAGGAGGGTCTGGTCTCCTTTTATGACGTAgatgctgcagctcttatctactcctttactggctgctgcttcactgagaaactcttccCATTCTTCTGTCCTCGTCTTAATGATGGTGGTAAAAACTCTGCCCCTCTGATCATCTCTCCTGTCAATCAAGCTGAGTAG
- the LOC119485929 gene encoding E3 ubiquitin-protein ligase TRIM39-like isoform X2 — MCSLIQSVHHVDTTSAKTASLNTGILVTGDVCTGTKLKALKSCLVCLASYCETHLEPHLTMSGLKRHQLIDPVKNLEDRMCTKHDKPLEMFCKTDQTCVCMLCPIFDHKTHEFVPLIEEYKEKKAELGKTEAEIQQMIQKRRLKIQEIKHSVDLSEEDADREIAEGVHVFTALKESVERGQANLINTIKEKQKTTEKQAEAFIKELEQEISELTKRRTEVEQLSHSEDQLHLLQSVQSLKAAPPTKDWTEVSVRPSYEGTVVKAVAQLEETLSKEIKKLLEDELTRVQQYAVDVTLDPDTAHPKLILSDDGKQVNDSDVRKNLPDNSKRFSKYLCVLGKQSFSSGRFYFEVQVKGKTNWCLGVARESIKRKGNITLTPKDGNWTICLRNGNEYKAATSPSVSLSLKSQPQKVGVFVDYEEGLVSFYDVDAAALIYSFTGCCFTEKLFPYFGPCSNDGGKNSAPLIISPVNQAE, encoded by the exons atgtgttcactGATCCAGTCAGTACACCATGTGGACACAACTTCTGCAAAAACTGCATCACTGAACACTGGAATACTAGTGACAG GTGACGTCTGCACTGGAACCAAACTGAAggccctgaagtcctgcctggtgtgtctggcctcctaCTGTGAGACTCACCTGGAGCCTCATCTGACAATGTCAGGCCTGAAAAGACATCAGCTGATCGACCCTGTGAAGAACCTGGAAGACAGGATGTGTACGAAGCACGATAAACCTCTGGAGATGTTCTGTAAGACAGACCAGACATGTGTCTGCATGCTCTGCCCCATTTTTGACCACAAGACACATGAGTTTGTTCCTCTGATAGAAgaatataaagaaaagaaggccgagctggggaagacagaggctgaaatCCAGCAGATGATCCAGAAGAGACGACTGAAGATTCAGGAGATCAAACACTCAGTTGACCTCAGTGAggaagatgcagacagagagatagcagaagGTGTTCATGTCTTCACTGCTCTGAAGGAGTCTGTTGAGAGAGGCCAGGCCAATCTCATCAACACgatcaaagagaagcagaaaacaacagaaaaacaggccGAAGCTTTCATCAAAGAGCTGGAACAGGAAATCTCTGAGCTGACGAAGAGAAGGACTGAAGTGGAGCAGCTCTCACACTCTGAAGACCAACTCCATCTTCTCCAGAGTGTCCAGTCCCTGAAAGCTGCTCCACCCACCAAGGACTGGACAGAGGTCAGCGTCCGTCCATCATATGAGGGGACTGTGGTGAAAGCTGTGGCTCAGCTGGAGGAGACACTCAGTAAAGAGATTAAGAAGCTGCTTGAAGATGAGCTGACGAGGGTCCAGCAGTATGCAGTAGATGTGACACTTGATCCTGATACAGCTCATCCtaaactcatcctgtctgatgatGGGAAACAAGTGAATGATAGTGATGTGAGGAAGAATCTGCCAGACAACTCAAAGAGATTTTCTAAGTATTTATGTGTTTTGGGAAAGCAGAGTTTCTCTTCAGGCAGATTTTACTTTGAGGTTCAAGTTAAAGGAAAGACTAACTGGTGTTTAGGAGTGGCCAGAGAGTCGATCAAAAGGAAGGGAAACATCACACTGACACCTAAGGATGGTAACTGGACTATATGTTTGAGAAATGGAAATGAGTACAAAGCTGCTACTAGCCCTtcagtcagtctctctctgaagtctcaGCCTCAGAAGGTTGGGGTGTTTGTGGATTATGAGGAAGGTCTGGTCTCCTTTTATGACGTAgatgctgcagctcttatctactcctttactggctgctgcttcactgagaaactcttccCATACTTTGGTCCTTGTTCTAATGATGGTGGTAAAAACTCTGCCCCTCTGATCATCTCTCCTGTCAATCAAGCTGAGTAG